The Desulfarculaceae bacterium genome window below encodes:
- a CDS encoding TolC family protein encodes MIMLLLATAPALAQEKAIPAPGREITLTLALTMALDYSPNIKQYLAAMDKAASQQKEAFTYFLPSFSTSYGWQKTQNPPEFRTETIHVAVNENEIYKWSTGLSQPLFTGFRLSSQYELAKLGVDLAEVNLFLAYLDVALKVKEQYFLHLRNIKGVEVAREAVGQLEAQLQVSRDYHEVGMIPINDVLKTEVRLSDARQRLVSAKNDRALSRARLNRLLGLPVERSLRVKDILKSYPIELDFQKFRLVALNERPEIKAVDLQLKQADQSIRKAQSGYYPMVNLKASYNFTSNDATLGDSEYNDPTNWAITTQLDWAFWEWGRTAHQTSQQRADKRRLQAAKQELVDEVALQVKEAALFLGESQTNIVTATTGVKQAQENYRVTFELYREQLTTNTELLDAQLLLAQARNSYYNALATFNIAEARLQRAMGHGLARVGIKPPRPDTSVWP; translated from the coding sequence TTGATAATGTTGCTCCTGGCCACCGCCCCGGCCTTGGCCCAGGAGAAGGCGATCCCGGCTCCCGGCCGGGAGATAACCTTGACCCTGGCATTGACCATGGCCCTGGATTACTCGCCCAACATCAAGCAGTACTTGGCGGCCATGGACAAGGCGGCCAGCCAGCAAAAAGAGGCCTTCACCTATTTTCTGCCCTCGTTTTCGACCAGCTACGGATGGCAGAAGACCCAGAACCCGCCCGAGTTCCGCACCGAAACCATCCACGTGGCGGTGAATGAAAACGAAATTTACAAATGGTCCACCGGCCTGAGCCAGCCCCTGTTCACCGGCTTCCGCCTATCAAGTCAATACGAACTGGCCAAGCTGGGGGTGGATTTGGCCGAGGTGAACCTCTTTCTGGCCTACCTGGACGTGGCCTTGAAGGTGAAGGAGCAGTACTTCCTGCATTTGCGCAACATCAAGGGGGTGGAGGTGGCCCGGGAGGCGGTGGGCCAGCTGGAGGCTCAGCTCCAGGTGAGCCGCGACTACCACGAGGTGGGCATGATCCCCATCAACGACGTGCTTAAAACCGAGGTGCGCCTGTCCGACGCCCGCCAGCGTTTGGTCAGCGCCAAGAACGACCGCGCCCTGAGCCGGGCCCGTCTCAACCGCCTGCTGGGCCTGCCCGTGGAGCGTTCCCTCCGGGTCAAGGACATCCTCAAATCCTACCCAATAGAACTGGACTTTCAGAAGTTCCGCCTGGTGGCCCTCAACGAGCGCCCGGAGATAAAGGCAGTGGATCTGCAACTCAAGCAGGCCGACCAGAGCATCAGGAAGGCCCAGAGCGGTTACTACCCCATGGTGAATCTCAAGGCCTCCTACAACTTCACCTCCAACGACGCCACCCTGGGCGATAGCGAATACAACGACCCGACCAACTGGGCAATCACCACCCAGCTGGACTGGGCCTTCTGGGAGTGGGGCCGCACCGCCCATCAGACCAGCCAGCAGCGGGCCGACAAACGCCGCCTGCAAGCAGCCAAACAGGAGCTGGTGGACGAGGTGGCCTTGCAGGTGAAGGAGGCGGCCCTGTTCTTGGGCGAGTCCCAGACCAACATCGTCACAGCCACCACCGGTGTGAAGCAGGCCCAGGAAAACTACCGCGTCACCTTCGAGCTCTATCGCGAGCAGCTGACCACTAACACCGAGCTGCTTGACGCCCAGCTGCTTTTGGCCCAGGCTCGCAACAGTTATTACAACGCCCTGGCCACCTTCAACATTGCCGAAGCCCGTTTGCAGCGGGCCATGGGGCATGGCCTGGCTCGGGTGGGCATCAAACCACCCCGGCCGGACACCAGCGTCTGGCCATGA
- the fdhF gene encoding formate dehydrogenase subunit alpha, protein MSSTQATMTLNGATVTFTPGQTILEAARDHGVKIPTLCYLKGCTPTGACRVCLVEVKGARTLVASCAMPAGAGMEVETDTPKVRTARKLAIEMLLASGDHNCLICEANGECSLQALAYEYGVDADRFPPTIPAEPLMDDNPLIIRDQAKCILCGRCVQACNEVQVNRAIGFGYRGAQARIITTGDRPLDQSDCVFCGQCVQSCPTGALSEKKAKGLGRPWETSKVRTTCPYCGVGCQLWLHVHKGRIIKVTAVEEAQPNRGRLCVKGRFGYDFVHSSERLTTPLIKENGEFREASWDEALDLVATKFSAIIAESGPDALAGVSCARSTNEDSYNMQKLFRAVIGTNNIDHCARVCHAPTVAGLARSFGSGAMTNSFADFDQAKMFFVIGSNMTEAHPVAATFVKNAVMNGAKMVLVDPRRTALAEFATSHLPLKVGSDVALINGLMHVLINEDLYDKEYVQSCTVGFEELKAKVLEYPPERAAAISGVSAERIVEVARLLAANKPAMLIYTLGITEHTCGVDNVMSTANLQMLLGNVGFRCGGVNPLRGQNNVQGACDMGALPNVYPGYQKVDDPAAQAKFQEAWGVELDGKIGLMMPAMFRGLSEGSIRGMYIFGENVANTEPDITHVERCLEQAEFLVVNDIFPNETTRFADVVLPAAAWGEDEGTYTNSERRVSRVRQAVEAPGDAKPNWWIFREIARRMGQEWDSASGQEIWDNEVSALAPQMAGIKYRRIEDDGLQWPVPDLEHPGTPYLHKEGCFTCGLGNLAALDWRPPAEVPDQDYPMVLSTGRRLYHYHTRTQTGRSGGLNQLLGEETADISPADAAKLGLANGDKVKVSSRRGSVKVPARVTPEVPPGLVWMAFHFREGCANWLTNQAYDPISQTAEYKACAVRLEKL, encoded by the coding sequence ATGAGCTCCACCCAGGCAACCATGACCCTAAACGGCGCCACGGTCACCTTCACCCCTGGTCAGACCATCCTGGAGGCGGCCCGCGACCACGGCGTGAAAATACCCACCCTCTGTTATCTCAAGGGCTGCACCCCCACCGGGGCCTGCCGGGTGTGCCTGGTGGAGGTCAAAGGCGCCCGCACCCTGGTGGCCTCCTGCGCCATGCCCGCCGGAGCGGGCATGGAGGTGGAAACCGACACCCCCAAGGTGCGCACCGCCCGCAAGCTGGCCATCGAGATGCTCCTGGCCAGCGGGGACCACAACTGCCTCATCTGCGAGGCCAACGGCGAGTGCTCGCTCCAGGCCCTGGCCTATGAGTACGGGGTGGACGCGGACCGCTTCCCGCCCACCATCCCCGCCGAGCCCCTGATGGATGACAACCCCCTAATCATCCGGGACCAGGCCAAGTGCATCCTCTGCGGCCGCTGCGTGCAGGCCTGCAACGAGGTGCAGGTGAACCGGGCCATCGGCTTCGGCTACCGGGGGGCCCAGGCGCGCATCATCACCACCGGGGACCGCCCCCTGGACCAGAGCGACTGTGTGTTTTGCGGCCAGTGCGTACAGTCCTGCCCCACCGGCGCGCTCAGCGAGAAAAAGGCCAAGGGCCTGGGCCGCCCCTGGGAGACCAGCAAGGTGCGCACCACCTGCCCCTACTGCGGGGTGGGCTGCCAGCTCTGGCTGCACGTGCATAAGGGCCGCATCATCAAGGTCACCGCCGTGGAGGAGGCCCAGCCCAACCGGGGCCGCTTGTGCGTGAAAGGCCGCTTCGGCTACGACTTCGTGCACTCCTCCGAGCGCCTGACCACGCCGCTTATCAAGGAGAACGGCGAGTTCAGGGAGGCCTCCTGGGACGAGGCCCTGGACCTGGTGGCCACTAAGTTCTCGGCCATCATTGCCGAGAGCGGGCCCGACGCCCTGGCCGGGGTTAGCTGCGCGCGCAGCACCAATGAGGACTCCTACAACATGCAGAAGCTCTTCCGGGCGGTGATCGGCACCAACAACATTGATCACTGCGCCCGGGTGTGCCACGCCCCCACCGTGGCCGGCCTGGCCCGCTCCTTCGGCTCCGGGGCCATGACCAACAGCTTCGCGGACTTCGACCAGGCCAAGATGTTCTTCGTCATCGGCTCCAACATGACCGAGGCTCACCCCGTGGCGGCCACCTTTGTCAAAAACGCGGTGATGAACGGGGCCAAGATGGTTTTGGTGGACCCCCGGCGCACCGCCCTGGCTGAGTTCGCCACTTCGCATCTGCCGCTCAAGGTGGGCAGCGACGTGGCCCTGATCAACGGCCTGATGCACGTGCTGATCAACGAAGATCTCTACGACAAGGAGTACGTGCAAAGTTGCACCGTGGGCTTCGAGGAGCTCAAGGCCAAGGTGCTGGAGTATCCGCCCGAGCGGGCCGCGGCCATCAGCGGGGTGAGCGCCGAGCGCATCGTGGAGGTGGCCCGTTTGCTGGCCGCCAACAAGCCGGCCATGCTCATCTACACCCTGGGCATCACCGAGCACACCTGCGGGGTGGACAACGTGATGAGCACGGCCAACTTGCAGATGCTCCTGGGCAACGTGGGCTTCCGCTGCGGCGGGGTGAACCCCTTGCGCGGCCAGAACAACGTGCAAGGAGCCTGCGACATGGGCGCCCTGCCCAACGTGTATCCCGGCTACCAGAAGGTGGACGACCCCGCGGCTCAAGCAAAATTCCAGGAGGCCTGGGGCGTGGAGCTGGACGGCAAGATCGGCCTGATGATGCCGGCCATGTTCCGGGGCCTGAGCGAGGGCAGCATCCGGGGCATGTACATCTTCGGCGAAAACGTGGCCAACACCGAGCCGGACATAACCCACGTGGAGCGCTGCCTGGAGCAGGCCGAGTTCCTGGTGGTCAACGACATCTTCCCCAACGAGACCACCCGCTTCGCGGACGTGGTGCTCCCCGCCGCCGCCTGGGGCGAGGACGAGGGCACCTACACCAACAGCGAGCGCCGGGTCAGCCGGGTGCGCCAGGCGGTGGAAGCCCCTGGCGACGCCAAGCCCAATTGGTGGATCTTCAGGGAGATCGCCCGGCGCATGGGCCAGGAATGGGACAGCGCCTCGGGCCAGGAGATATGGGACAACGAGGTCTCGGCCCTGGCCCCCCAGATGGCGGGCATCAAGTATCGCCGCATCGAGGACGACGGCCTGCAATGGCCGGTGCCCGACCTGGAGCACCCGGGCACGCCCTATCTGCACAAGGAAGGCTGCTTCACCTGCGGCCTGGGCAATCTGGCGGCCCTGGATTGGCGGCCTCCCGCCGAGGTGCCGGACCAGGACTACCCCATGGTGCTATCCACCGGCCGCAGGCTCTACCACTACCACACCCGCACCCAGACCGGCCGCTCCGGCGGGCTCAACCAGCTGCTGGGCGAGGAGACGGCCGACATATCCCCGGCCGACGCGGCCAAGCTGGGCCTGGCCAACGGCGACAAGGTGAAGGTTAGCTCGCGGCGGGGCTCGGTGAAGGTGCCGGCCCGGGTGACCCCCGAAGTGCCGCCGGGCCTGGTGTGGATGGCCTTCCACTTCCGGGAAGGCTGCGCCAACTGGCTGACCAACCAGGCCTACGACCCCATCTCCCAGACCGCCGAATACAAGGCCTGCGCGGTGCGCCTGGAAAAGCTCTAA
- a CDS encoding FAD-dependent oxidoreductase: MSEVLNDQVRQLCRGAENGEFGDVMVVGGGISGIQAALDLGTAGFKVYLVDSAPTIGGHMAQLDKTFPTNDCSMCIESPKFVECNRHPNIEIMTYTEVDSVEGRAGDFTVTLFQKPRYIIESKCTGCTVCVENCPATYPDQFNQEISDNKSIHIYFAQAIPLKPYIDQSCLYLKEGKCRLCEAVCKTGAIDFHQKGERLQVKVGAVILAAGLEPFDPSGRPEYHYGEFANVVTSMDYERLLCATGPYEGEILRASDGKHPHNIAWIHCIGSRRVTPGDNGYCSAVCCTYTQKQVILTKDHDAEARCTIFHNDIRSYGKDFERFYARAEALPGTRFIRAYPSIVREDPESKNVTLRYATPEGVKEEEFDMVVLSVGLNPPKGMTALAAKCGVELEPHGFCQNQPFNPMQTSRPGILVSGALQGPMDIPEAVVTASGAGSQCGQLLNYRRGKLSRERVYPAERDVSQEEPRIGVYVCHCGANIGRIVDVPGTVEYAKSLPHVVHAEESLFICSTEAAAMLAEDIEQRGLNRVIVAACTPRTHEPLFRDTLREAGINQYYYDMANIREHCSWVHSKEKEAATDKAQDIIRMSVARAHFLEALQEFDLPVDDRALVVGGGVAGMTAALSIAEQGHEVFLVEKAPELGGLARRIHHTLEGREVGGFVRDMADKVFKHPLVHVYTKAEISEASGYVGNFFTKVVSSRGISEIRHGATVIAVGAELYEPTEYLYGQDPRVMNHLDLEDKIVGHDPLLREARAVVMIQCVGCRNEERGYCSRVCCGESIKNALALKEADPEREVYILFRDMRTYGFKEDYYREASEKGVRFIRYTPEDPPRVEATDDDEGRPVLRVSLTDPVLAEELAIDADLLALAAAVVPNQAAKQIAQMFKVQLGPDDFFQEAHVKLRPVDFGAEGVFLCGMAHYPKYLSETINQAYGAAGRVLTLLANDTVVASGSVCAVEAERCMGCGACVEACAYGAIELKNTKQGPKAEIIPILCKGDGLCNSKCPTEAIQLKHYTDQELSHQIRAALHQELDLNQGAEPAPPAGKAASHGC; the protein is encoded by the coding sequence ATGAGTGAGGTGCTCAACGATCAAGTCCGGCAGCTCTGCCGTGGGGCGGAGAACGGCGAGTTCGGCGACGTGATGGTGGTGGGCGGCGGGATATCGGGCATCCAGGCCGCCTTGGACCTGGGCACTGCCGGCTTCAAGGTCTACCTGGTGGACAGCGCGCCCACCATCGGCGGGCACATGGCCCAGCTTGACAAGACCTTCCCCACCAACGACTGCTCCATGTGCATCGAGTCGCCCAAGTTCGTGGAGTGCAACCGCCATCCCAACATCGAGATAATGACCTACACCGAGGTGGATTCGGTGGAGGGCCGGGCGGGCGACTTCACGGTCACCCTGTTCCAGAAGCCGCGCTACATCATCGAGAGCAAGTGCACCGGCTGCACGGTGTGCGTGGAGAACTGCCCGGCCACCTACCCGGACCAGTTCAACCAGGAGATATCGGACAACAAGTCCATCCACATCTACTTCGCCCAGGCCATCCCCCTGAAGCCCTACATCGATCAAAGCTGTCTGTACCTGAAGGAAGGCAAGTGCCGGCTCTGCGAGGCGGTGTGCAAGACCGGGGCGATCGACTTTCACCAGAAGGGCGAGAGGCTCCAGGTCAAGGTGGGGGCGGTGATCCTGGCGGCCGGTCTGGAGCCCTTCGACCCTTCCGGGCGGCCGGAGTATCACTACGGCGAGTTCGCCAACGTGGTGACCAGCATGGACTACGAGCGCCTGCTCTGCGCCACCGGCCCTTACGAGGGCGAGATTCTGCGGGCCTCGGACGGCAAGCACCCCCACAACATCGCCTGGATCCATTGCATCGGCTCGCGCCGGGTGACTCCCGGGGACAACGGCTACTGCTCGGCGGTGTGCTGCACCTACACCCAGAAGCAGGTGATCCTGACCAAGGACCACGACGCGGAGGCCCGCTGCACCATCTTCCACAACGACATCCGCTCCTACGGCAAGGACTTCGAGCGCTTCTACGCTCGGGCCGAGGCTTTGCCGGGCACCCGCTTCATCCGGGCTTACCCCAGCATCGTGCGCGAGGACCCGGAGAGCAAGAACGTGACCCTGCGCTACGCCACCCCGGAAGGGGTCAAGGAAGAGGAGTTTGACATGGTGGTGCTCTCGGTGGGGCTCAACCCGCCCAAGGGCATGACCGCTTTGGCCGCCAAGTGCGGGGTGGAGCTGGAGCCCCACGGATTCTGCCAAAACCAGCCCTTCAACCCCATGCAGACCTCGCGGCCGGGCATCCTGGTCAGCGGCGCCCTGCAAGGCCCCATGGACATCCCCGAGGCGGTGGTCACGGCCAGCGGGGCGGGCTCCCAGTGCGGCCAATTACTCAACTACCGCCGGGGCAAGCTCTCGCGGGAGCGGGTCTACCCGGCCGAGCGCGACGTGTCCCAAGAAGAGCCGCGCATCGGGGTGTACGTGTGCCACTGCGGGGCCAACATTGGGCGCATCGTGGACGTGCCGGGCACCGTGGAGTACGCCAAGAGCCTGCCCCACGTGGTGCACGCCGAGGAGAGCCTGTTCATCTGCTCCACCGAGGCGGCGGCCATGCTGGCCGAGGACATCGAGCAGCGCGGGCTGAACCGGGTGATCGTGGCCGCCTGCACCCCGCGCACCCACGAGCCCCTGTTCCGCGACACCCTCAGGGAAGCGGGCATTAACCAATACTATTACGACATGGCCAACATTCGGGAGCACTGCTCCTGGGTGCACTCCAAGGAAAAGGAAGCGGCCACGGACAAGGCCCAGGACATCATCCGCATGTCCGTGGCCCGGGCCCATTTCCTGGAGGCCCTGCAAGAGTTCGACCTGCCGGTGGACGACCGGGCCCTGGTGGTGGGCGGCGGGGTGGCGGGCATGACCGCCGCCCTGTCCATCGCCGAGCAGGGGCACGAGGTGTTTTTGGTGGAAAAGGCCCCTGAGCTGGGCGGCCTGGCCCGGCGCATCCACCACACCCTGGAGGGCCGGGAAGTGGGGGGCTTTGTGCGCGATATGGCCGACAAGGTCTTCAAGCACCCCCTGGTCCACGTGTACACCAAGGCCGAGATCAGCGAGGCCAGCGGCTATGTGGGCAATTTCTTCACCAAGGTCGTCTCCTCGCGCGGCATCAGCGAGATCCGCCACGGGGCCACGGTGATCGCGGTGGGGGCCGAGCTCTACGAGCCCACGGAATACCTCTACGGCCAGGACCCCCGGGTGATGAACCACCTGGACCTGGAGGACAAGATCGTCGGGCACGATCCCCTGCTGCGCGAGGCCCGAGCGGTGGTGATGATCCAGTGCGTGGGCTGCCGCAACGAAGAGCGGGGCTATTGCAGCCGGGTGTGCTGCGGCGAGTCCATCAAGAACGCCCTGGCCCTCAAAGAGGCCGACCCTGAGCGCGAGGTCTACATCCTCTTCCGCGACATGCGCACCTACGGCTTCAAGGAGGACTATTACCGCGAGGCCAGCGAAAAGGGGGTGCGCTTCATCCGCTACACCCCTGAAGACCCGCCCCGGGTGGAGGCGACGGACGATGACGAGGGCCGGCCCGTGCTCAGGGTGTCGCTGACCGACCCTGTCCTGGCCGAGGAGCTGGCCATAGACGCGGACCTGTTGGCCTTGGCCGCGGCGGTGGTGCCCAACCAGGCGGCCAAGCAGATCGCCCAGATGTTCAAGGTGCAGCTGGGGCCGGACGACTTCTTCCAGGAGGCCCACGTCAAGCTCAGGCCCGTGGACTTCGGGGCCGAGGGGGTGTTCCTCTGCGGCATGGCCCACTACCCCAAGTACCTCTCCGAGACGATCAACCAGGCCTATGGCGCGGCGGGCCGCGTGCTGACCCTCTTGGCCAACGACACGGTGGTGGCCTCGGGCTCGGTGTGCGCGGTGGAGGCGGAGCGCTGCATGGGCTGCGGGGCCTGCGTGGAGGCCTGCGCCTATGGGGCCATCGAGCTCAAGAACACCAAGCAAGGCCCCAAGGCCGAGATCATCCCCATCCTGTGCAAGGGCGACGGCCTGTGCAACAGCAAGTGCCCCACCGAGGCCATCCAGCTGAAGCACTACACCGACCAGGAGCTGTCCCACCAGATACGGGCCGCCCTGCACCAGGAGTTGGACCTGAACCAAGGCGCGGAGCCCGCGCCCCCGGCCGGAAAGGCGGCTTCCCATGGGTGCTAG
- a CDS encoding hydrogenase iron-sulfur subunit, which translates to MGASAKFTPKMVGIICNWCCYGGADLCGVSRFQYPPYIRLIRVMCSGRVDMKHILGAFAEGADAVFIGGCHLDDCHYITHGNYEALSMVQLTRRLLEHAGVEPRRLRIEWVSAGEGIRFANLMNEFGREMEKLGPLGQSEGVEAGELQARLGEVLRLVPYIKMAQREKLALHLRDNPADYEQLYSAEEVERLLREVPIYEIDPEKCQACMICAKRCPVEAITGAKKTPHVIDQSRCIKCGTCLDACPPRFGAIKMESPLSEGSLP; encoded by the coding sequence ATGGGTGCTAGCGCAAAATTCACTCCCAAGATGGTGGGCATCATCTGCAACTGGTGTTGCTACGGCGGGGCGGACCTCTGCGGGGTCTCGCGCTTCCAATACCCCCCCTACATCCGTCTGATCCGGGTGATGTGCTCGGGCCGGGTGGACATGAAGCACATCCTGGGGGCATTCGCCGAGGGCGCGGACGCGGTGTTCATCGGCGGCTGCCACCTGGACGACTGCCACTACATCACCCACGGCAACTACGAGGCGCTGAGCATGGTGCAGCTCACCCGGCGTTTGCTGGAGCACGCGGGGGTGGAGCCGCGCCGCCTGCGCATCGAGTGGGTCTCGGCCGGGGAGGGCATCCGCTTCGCCAACCTGATGAACGAGTTCGGCCGGGAGATGGAAAAGCTGGGCCCCCTGGGGCAAAGCGAGGGAGTCGAGGCCGGGGAGCTGCAAGCCAGGCTGGGCGAGGTGCTGCGCCTGGTGCCCTACATCAAGATGGCCCAGCGGGAGAAGCTGGCCCTGCACCTGCGCGACAACCCGGCGGACTATGAGCAGCTCTACAGCGCGGAGGAGGTCGAGCGGCTCCTGCGCGAGGTCCCCATTTATGAGATCGACCCGGAGAAGTGCCAGGCCTGCATGATCTGCGCGAAACGCTGTCCGGTGGAGGCCATAACGGGGGCCAAGAAAACCCCGCATGTCATCGACCAGTCCCGGTGCATCAAGTGCGGCACATGTTTGGACGCCTGCCCGCCGCGCTTCGGGGCCATAAAGATGGAGTCCCCCCTATCTGAGGGAAGCCTCCCATAG
- a CDS encoding zinc dependent phospholipase C family protein codes for MPASYAHLTLIAKMRDHMQELPNEVRASFLYYPHFCDLGAVSPDYPYLALGNEAANDWADLMHYEQVVELLNAGVSRLRNLQGNERRKCLAWFLGYASHVVLDMTVHPVVELKVGPYKGNETAHRICELHQDAFIFPQLNLGEVGVPEYFDSGIARCTSKQSPRAIHEGVRGLWQGMLQDAYSEAFASNPPDPDLWHRGFLFVMD; via the coding sequence ATGCCGGCGTCATATGCCCATCTGACTCTTATCGCCAAAATGCGGGACCACATGCAGGAGCTCCCGAACGAGGTACGCGCGTCTTTTCTCTATTACCCGCACTTTTGCGATTTGGGGGCGGTGAGTCCTGACTACCCCTACCTTGCCTTAGGCAACGAAGCTGCCAACGATTGGGCCGATCTGATGCACTACGAACAAGTCGTTGAGCTTCTAAACGCAGGTGTGAGCCGGCTGCGCAACCTACAAGGTAATGAGCGGCGCAAATGTTTGGCTTGGTTTCTTGGCTACGCTTCCCATGTGGTTTTGGACATGACCGTGCATCCAGTAGTGGAGCTCAAGGTCGGGCCATACAAGGGTAATGAGACCGCGCACCGTATATGCGAACTGCATCAAGACGCTTTCATTTTTCCCCAGCTGAACCTGGGCGAAGTCGGGGTTCCAGAATACTTTGATTCCGGAATTGCTCGGTGCACATCCAAGCAAAGTCCTAGGGCTATACATGAGGGAGTGCGTGGCTTGTGGCAAGGAATGCTGCAAGATGCCTACTCTGAAGCGTTTGCCTCTAACCCACCGGACCCTGATCTCTGGCACCGAGGCTTTCTCTTTGTCATGGATTAA
- a CDS encoding DUF262 domain-containing HNH endonuclease family protein — METQKPILGNLLNKQIRYVVPVFQRHYVWTEEYQWKPLWEDIKNKIDERINNNKIHPHYTGSIVLNQEIVTTDVLSTYCVIDGQQRLTTFQLFLIAFREVCRELENNEILLGSINKYIFNEPAYGDSNYDAQKYKLIPTKFDIETFKDIADLTYDEFFKKRLQPILNEYGMGPKTYRNEAKKRNVIMGAYMFFYDELLRYFKQNIHNLERPNLIKTILLSVTNDFQFVEIGLSPNDDPQMIFETLNGRGASLTETDLIRNYIFMRADSNGENLNGIYEKYWDEYDDPVSEYKWHNKMTRGRFSESRLQFFLIDYLIVKIQEEIRYDQIFYRYKSFIVNAAPFLTAEEELKELFKYSRIFKKITNPSNDSVLEKFSIRLLAMDTTTIFPLLLFVEGDDEITQPDKEKIYSTLDSFITRRFLCGSTAKNYNNVFLDLLKFITKNKTADSLVTYLQTKTADSNNWPNDNALKEKIINRPIYKEEKGKSKVIINILLEVERSLRTSKQESIDISPANLTVEHILPQSWYEHWTIGSKVVTEEDFNLSGQKVWGEDDENGIFHQIEYRKTALNTMGNLTIMTSSLNPSISNASYTIKRPEILKQSTLILNSYFQDIPNWDEDNIITRGDKLFEKIKNLWKHPNKIAEQPAQPYFDNVGGDDTAN; from the coding sequence GTGGAAACGCAAAAACCAATATTGGGCAATCTACTTAATAAGCAAATAAGATATGTTGTACCTGTGTTTCAGCGACACTATGTATGGACTGAAGAATATCAGTGGAAGCCTCTTTGGGAAGATATTAAAAATAAAATTGATGAACGGATTAATAATAATAAAATTCACCCTCATTACACAGGATCGATAGTCCTTAATCAAGAAATTGTCACTACTGATGTTCTGAGTACATACTGTGTTATAGATGGCCAACAACGCCTTACAACTTTCCAACTTTTTTTGATAGCCTTCAGGGAAGTATGCAGAGAACTTGAAAATAATGAAATTCTTTTGGGGTCTATAAACAAATATATTTTTAACGAACCAGCATATGGTGACAGCAATTATGATGCGCAAAAATACAAATTAATTCCCACTAAATTTGATATTGAAACCTTTAAGGACATTGCTGATTTAACATACGATGAATTTTTCAAAAAACGATTACAGCCCATTTTGAACGAGTATGGAATGGGGCCAAAAACATATAGAAATGAAGCGAAGAAAAGAAATGTAATTATGGGAGCTTATATGTTTTTTTACGATGAATTGTTAAGATATTTTAAACAAAATATTCACAACTTAGAACGGCCAAATTTGATTAAAACAATTCTTTTGTCTGTAACAAATGATTTTCAGTTTGTTGAAATCGGCCTTTCCCCTAACGATGATCCTCAAATGATTTTTGAAACTCTTAATGGGCGAGGCGCATCACTCACAGAAACAGATTTGATCAGAAATTATATTTTTATGCGGGCAGATTCTAACGGTGAGAACCTAAACGGTATTTACGAGAAGTACTGGGATGAATATGACGATCCTGTGTCTGAATATAAATGGCACAACAAAATGACAAGAGGTCGCTTTAGTGAGTCCAGGCTTCAATTTTTTCTAATTGACTATTTGATAGTAAAAATTCAAGAAGAAATCAGATATGATCAAATCTTTTACCGATACAAATCATTTATTGTTAATGCCGCCCCATTCCTCACAGCAGAAGAAGAACTTAAAGAGCTATTCAAATACAGTCGAATATTCAAAAAAATAACCAATCCATCCAATGATTCTGTTCTAGAGAAGTTCTCTATAAGATTGCTGGCTATGGATACAACAACAATATTTCCACTCCTTCTTTTTGTTGAGGGCGATGACGAAATAACTCAACCAGATAAAGAAAAAATATATTCAACTTTAGATTCGTTTATAACGCGAAGGTTCCTGTGTGGTTCTACGGCAAAAAACTACAACAACGTATTTTTAGACTTGCTAAAATTCATAACAAAAAACAAAACTGCAGATAGCCTGGTCACTTATTTGCAAACTAAAACAGCAGACTCCAATAATTGGCCTAATGACAATGCGTTAAAAGAAAAGATCATTAATCGTCCTATCTACAAGGAAGAAAAGGGGAAATCTAAAGTAATTATTAATATACTACTAGAGGTTGAACGTTCGCTGAGGACCTCAAAACAGGAGTCTATAGATATCTCGCCTGCCAATCTGACAGTTGAACATATTTTGCCTCAATCATGGTATGAACATTGGACCATTGGTAGCAAAGTTGTTACCGAAGAAGATTTTAATTTATCCGGGCAAAAAGTCTGGGGAGAAGATGATGAAAATGGTATTTTTCATCAAATCGAATATAGAAAAACTGCATTAAATACTATGGGTAATTTGACGATAATGACAAGTTCATTAAACCCCAGTATCAGCAACGCATCCTACACGATTAAAAGGCCAGAAATATTAAAGCAGTCAACTCTAATTCTCAATTCTTACTTCCAAGATATCCCTAATTGGGATGAGGACAATATTATAACGAGAGGAGATAAATTATTTGAAAAAATAAAGAACTTATGGAAACACCCTAACAAAATAGCAGAACAACCGGCTCAACCTTATTTCGATAACGTTGGCGGTGATGACACAGCTAATTGA